The following coding sequences are from one Treponema bryantii window:
- a CDS encoding acetate kinase — protein sequence MVILTLNCGSSSAKYQVYDWDNKEVMANGVVERIGIEGSCITHKAKGKKTEIESPCPTHKEAIELIIKEITDPEVGVIKSMDEIGAVGHRVLHGGEKFTKSVLITPEVLDGFREVVDLGPLHMPANIMGIEAAQKVMPNVPHSAIMDTAWHQTMPEETFQYAIPREWYEKYAARRYGFHGTSFLYTAKRAAVLLGKDPKDCNLIICHIGNGSSMCAVKNGVCYDTTMGITPLEGLVMGTRSGDLDPALPFYIMRKTGMSADEMDKALNKKCGCLGITGKYSDRRDIEIDAAKGDKLCQLSIEMEALRIKKYIGAFMAELGHVDAIVWTAGVGERGPITRMKACSGLENYGIKIDAQRNEWSFTGNAETYIHADDSKTKIFVIPTDEELVMTEDAYALMKGTYDVHTNFKYSFQDPNYVNKAREEGLKGDLVKRPNIAKILARDLLK from the coding sequence ATGGTAATTCTTACATTGAACTGCGGATCATCATCTGCAAAGTACCAGGTTTATGACTGGGACAACAAAGAAGTAATGGCTAACGGTGTTGTAGAACGCATCGGTATTGAAGGAAGCTGTATTACTCACAAGGCTAAGGGAAAGAAAACAGAAATCGAAAGTCCTTGTCCAACTCACAAAGAAGCAATCGAACTTATTATTAAAGAAATCACAGATCCAGAAGTTGGTGTTATCAAGTCTATGGACGAAATTGGAGCTGTAGGTCACCGCGTACTTCATGGTGGCGAAAAGTTCACAAAGTCTGTACTTATCACTCCAGAGGTTCTCGACGGATTCCGCGAGGTAGTAGACCTCGGACCTCTCCACATGCCAGCTAACATCATGGGTATTGAAGCTGCTCAGAAGGTAATGCCAAACGTTCCTCACTCAGCTATCATGGATACAGCATGGCACCAGACAATGCCGGAAGAAACTTTCCAGTACGCTATTCCACGCGAATGGTACGAGAAATATGCAGCTCGCCGCTACGGTTTCCACGGAACTTCATTCCTTTACACAGCAAAACGCGCTGCAGTTCTCCTCGGAAAAGATCCAAAAGACTGCAACCTTATCATCTGCCACATTGGAAACGGTTCTTCTATGTGTGCTGTTAAGAACGGCGTTTGCTACGATACAACAATGGGTATTACTCCTCTTGAAGGTCTTGTAATGGGAACTCGTTCCGGAGACCTCGACCCAGCTCTTCCTTTCTATATCATGAGAAAAACTGGTATGTCAGCTGATGAAATGGACAAGGCACTCAACAAGAAGTGTGGTTGTCTTGGTATTACAGGAAAATATTCTGACCGCCGCGATATCGAAATCGACGCTGCAAAGGGTGACAAGCTCTGTCAGCTTTCAATCGAAATGGAAGCTCTCCGCATTAAGAAGTACATCGGTGCCTTCATGGCAGAACTCGGCCACGTAGATGCTATCGTATGGACAGCAGGTGTTGGCGAGCGTGGACCAATCACTCGTATGAAGGCTTGTTCAGGTCTTGAAAACTACGGTATCAAGATTGATGCACAGCGCAACGAATGGTCATTCACAGGTAACGCTGAAACATACATCCACGCTGATGATTCAAAGACAAAGATTTTCGTTATCCCAACAGACGAAGAGCTCGTAATGACAGAAGATGCTTACGCTCTCATGAAGGGAACTTACGATGTTCATACAAACTTCAAGTACAGCTTCCAGGATCCTAACTACGTAAACAAGGCCCGCGAGGAAGGCTTGAAGGGCGACCTCGTAAAGAGACCAAACATTGCTAAGATTCTTGCACGCGATTTGTTGAAGTAA
- a CDS encoding ABC transporter ATP-binding protein, producing MIEVSHVSRNFGDFRAVNDVSFSIPTGQIVGLLGPNGAGKTTTMRMITGFLAPTSGSVKIDGIDICENPVEAKKKIGYMPESAPLYGEMIVEDYLAYIANMYGQNPVEKVPALCKECGLKEVMSKNISELSRGNRQRVALAHALMNDPEILILDEPTSGLDPNQVEDVRAIIREIGKTRTVIVSTHILSEVETICSRAIIISGGKLVADSSIEELKNSIGTSSTVYITVGTEKAESAAELAKSITGVAGVTVGAKDGETGLSQLVVSVNGEAEIRPSLIRKLVEGGIDLYEAAINKNSLEDVFHTLTEAK from the coding sequence ATGATAGAAGTTTCCCACGTTTCCCGTAATTTCGGGGATTTCCGTGCGGTAAATGACGTCAGCTTTTCTATTCCTACAGGTCAGATTGTAGGACTTCTTGGCCCAAACGGCGCTGGCAAAACCACAACAATGCGAATGATAACAGGCTTTCTTGCCCCAACTTCTGGTTCTGTGAAGATTGATGGCATTGATATTTGTGAAAATCCTGTTGAAGCAAAAAAGAAAATCGGCTATATGCCTGAATCAGCTCCACTTTATGGAGAAATGATAGTTGAAGATTATCTGGCATATATTGCAAACATGTATGGTCAGAATCCGGTAGAAAAAGTTCCTGCTCTTTGCAAGGAATGCGGACTTAAGGAAGTAATGAGCAAGAATATCTCTGAACTTTCCCGCGGTAACCGCCAGCGTGTTGCTCTTGCACATGCACTTATGAATGATCCGGAAATCCTTATTCTTGATGAACCGACTTCCGGTCTCGACCCTAACCAGGTAGAGGATGTTCGCGCAATTATCCGCGAAATCGGTAAAACCCGTACAGTAATTGTATCTACTCATATTTTGAGCGAGGTTGAAACAATCTGCAGCCGCGCAATTATTATTTCCGGCGGTAAGCTTGTTGCAGACAGTTCAATTGAAGAACTTAAGAACAGCATTGGAACTTCATCTACAGTTTATATTACTGTTGGTACTGAAAAGGCAGAAAGTGCTGCAGAACTTGCTAAATCAATTACTGGTGTAGCAGGTGTAACAGTTGGTGCTAAAGATGGTGAAACTGGTCTTTCACAGCTGGTAGTTTCTGTTAATGGAGAGGCTGAAATCAGACCATCTCTTATCAGAAAACTTGTTGAAGGCGGAATTGATTTGTATGAAGCTGCTATCAACAAGAATTCTTTGGAAGATGTATTCCATACTTTGACGGAGGCTAAATAA
- a CDS encoding GGDEF domain-containing protein, whose product MKNIAVLVYDLTVEYNIVVVDGIIDYLRDKNDVHVIISTINAPHNEAFQYDYQYWTALELIKSENVDAVIVVSNSFCHDMTCEELAKAFECLMPKPVISISNPLDLPTNHYTCISCEDAYDEIVGHLIEKHNRKKIAFMSAALTHSPESEGRENAFRAAMKKHGLEINEDWIFAGNFTPRSAYDCIKGKYKSREEVPFDAILCANDYMAAGVESIFAELEVNVPDDVCVFGFDDAEVAVTCIPNLSTISQKVAQTGYDAAELAYKLLCGEDVPKVVKTQAYPLYRQSCGCMDLKLKSYGYYDNDGGYHDRDTMVMTELDLFGNGLNDMATIYHVLNMTDSVTSMNEYFKTVVTNLKVVHIHMLAICVYDEAIELSPSDDFVMPDKAKLLMLIDENRDLAENYYDEGGIEFNPHKKILPDGFEDLYRGNYYLLPIFLQGTNYGYLVCRLPTNKYPIYTIFLKILVNSFVHSFVYSVKEAEHAKLAEKNQTLNFQSKTDELTQLFNRRGFMEYGQQLIDIATISDDKGCVFFCDMDGLKTMNDTWGHEIGDLAIKTEAMVLRAAFRDSDMVGRLSGDEFGVVAPRFPMYKVDDLRKRLVILNEQFSKDAKLPFTLSISIGPVEFDSKNSDLHELLKEADKNLYEEKKIKHAQRDGQKK is encoded by the coding sequence ATGAAAAACATTGCCGTACTAGTGTATGACCTGACAGTAGAGTACAACATTGTTGTTGTAGATGGCATTATTGATTATCTCAGGGACAAAAACGATGTACACGTAATTATTTCAACAATCAACGCGCCTCATAACGAAGCCTTTCAATATGATTATCAGTATTGGACAGCGCTCGAACTTATAAAATCAGAAAATGTAGATGCAGTAATAGTTGTTTCAAATTCTTTTTGTCATGACATGACGTGTGAAGAACTGGCAAAGGCTTTTGAGTGTCTTATGCCGAAGCCGGTAATTTCTATTTCAAATCCTCTTGATTTACCGACAAATCATTATACCTGTATTTCGTGCGAAGATGCCTATGACGAAATAGTCGGGCATCTTATAGAAAAGCACAACAGGAAAAAGATTGCTTTTATGTCTGCAGCACTTACACATTCGCCTGAATCAGAAGGCCGTGAAAATGCTTTTCGTGCTGCAATGAAAAAACACGGACTTGAGATAAATGAAGACTGGATTTTTGCCGGAAATTTTACACCCCGGTCTGCCTATGACTGTATCAAAGGAAAATATAAATCACGCGAAGAAGTGCCGTTTGATGCAATTCTTTGTGCCAATGATTATATGGCAGCAGGAGTTGAAAGTATTTTTGCAGAACTGGAAGTAAATGTTCCTGATGATGTCTGTGTTTTTGGTTTTGATGATGCGGAGGTTGCAGTAACCTGTATACCTAATCTTTCAACAATAAGTCAGAAGGTTGCTCAAACCGGTTATGATGCTGCCGAGCTCGCCTATAAACTTCTTTGTGGAGAAGATGTTCCTAAAGTTGTAAAAACTCAGGCTTATCCGCTTTACAGACAGTCGTGCGGCTGTATGGATCTTAAACTTAAATCTTACGGTTATTACGATAATGACGGCGGCTATCACGATCGTGATACAATGGTAATGACAGAGCTGGATCTGTTTGGAAACGGCTTAAATGATATGGCTACCATTTATCACGTTCTGAATATGACGGACTCCGTTACCTCAATGAATGAATACTTTAAAACAGTTGTGACAAATCTTAAGGTTGTTCATATCCACATGCTTGCCATTTGTGTTTACGATGAGGCAATAGAACTTTCTCCTAGTGATGATTTTGTTATGCCGGACAAGGCAAAACTTCTCATGCTGATAGATGAAAATCGTGACCTTGCAGAAAACTATTATGATGAAGGTGGAATAGAATTTAATCCTCATAAGAAAATTCTTCCTGATGGATTTGAAGATCTTTACAGAGGAAATTATTATCTGCTTCCAATTTTCTTACAGGGCACAAATTATGGATACCTTGTCTGCAGACTTCCTACAAATAAATATCCGATTTATACAATCTTCCTTAAGATTCTTGTAAATTCTTTTGTTCATTCTTTTGTATATTCTGTGAAAGAAGCAGAACATGCAAAGTTAGCTGAAAAAAATCAGACCCTTAATTTCCAGTCAAAAACAGATGAACTTACGCAGCTTTTTAATCGCCGTGGTTTTATGGAATACGGCCAGCAGTTAATAGACATTGCTACAATTTCTGATGACAAAGGCTGTGTTTTCTTCTGCGATATGGACGGCCTAAAAACAATGAACGATACCTGGGGACATGAAATAGGTGACCTTGCAATAAAAACAGAGGCAATGGTATTAAGGGCAGCCTTCCGTGATTCAGATATGGTCGGCCGTTTGAGTGGAGATGAGTTTGGAGTTGTTGCTCCACGTTTCCCGATGTACAAGGTTGATGATTTACGCAAGCGCCTGGTTATTCTTAATGAACAGTTTTCAAAAGATGCAAAGCTGCCGTTCACCTTATCAATAAGTATTGGTCCTGTAGAGTTTGATTCAAAAAACTCAGACCTTCATGAGCTGTTGAAAGAGGCAGATAAAAATCTCTATGAAGAAAAAAAGATTAAGCATGCCCAGCGTGATGGTCAAAAGAAATAA
- a CDS encoding acetylornithine/succinylornithine family transaminase has protein sequence MEKKIVNNYGSFDVIFEKSKGSTMWAADGKKYIDFIAGIGVNCLGHNYKPLVKAISRQARRQIHISNYYFSDVGLDFAENLLKVTGFERGYFGNSGAEANEAAIKLARKYGQLNGGDKRKTIVTLESSFHGRTLATLTATGQDRFHPDCFAPYPEGFKIIKANDFEAIKTAFDDTTAALFIECIQGEGGVNLINPEWAKAAADAARAAGAIVMADEVQTGVGRTGTYLASDWLGFKPEVVTLAKGIAGGVPMGACLFRGKAADVFVAGDHQSTFAGNPLACAAGLVVLETVSDPAFLDRVNHAGDYIRGAIASWNLPIVKDVRGKGLMIGTQIDSSIKPFDIEVRCLEKGLCTTTAGSDVVRFLPPLNISDKEIDEGLAIYKSVLEEFCK, from the coding sequence ATGGAAAAGAAAATTGTAAACAACTATGGCTCTTTTGACGTTATTTTTGAAAAATCAAAGGGTTCAACAATGTGGGCGGCAGACGGTAAAAAGTACATCGACTTTATTGCCGGTATTGGAGTTAACTGTCTTGGTCATAATTATAAACCGCTGGTAAAAGCAATTTCTCGCCAGGCACGTCGCCAGATTCATATTTCAAACTATTATTTCTCAGATGTAGGTCTTGATTTTGCAGAAAATCTTCTTAAAGTAACAGGCTTTGAGCGCGGTTATTTTGGAAATTCTGGTGCAGAAGCAAATGAAGCTGCTATTAAACTGGCTAGAAAATATGGTCAGCTCAATGGTGGAGATAAAAGAAAAACAATTGTAACTCTGGAATCATCATTCCACGGAAGAACTCTTGCTACTCTTACTGCAACTGGTCAGGACCGCTTCCATCCGGATTGTTTTGCTCCTTATCCAGAGGGCTTTAAGATAATTAAGGCAAACGATTTTGAAGCAATCAAAACTGCTTTTGATGATACAACTGCTGCACTCTTTATTGAATGTATTCAGGGTGAGGGTGGTGTAAATCTGATAAATCCAGAATGGGCTAAGGCTGCTGCTGATGCTGCCCGCGCTGCCGGAGCAATTGTAATGGCAGATGAAGTTCAGACTGGTGTTGGTCGTACAGGTACTTACCTTGCAAGCGACTGGCTTGGCTTTAAGCCTGAGGTTGTTACTCTTGCAAAGGGAATTGCAGGCGGTGTTCCTATGGGAGCTTGTCTATTCCGTGGTAAGGCTGCAGATGTATTTGTTGCCGGTGATCATCAGTCAACTTTTGCAGGAAATCCTCTTGCCTGTGCTGCTGGTCTTGTAGTTCTTGAAACTGTAAGTGATCCTGCTTTCCTCGACAGAGTAAATCATGCAGGTGATTATATTCGTGGAGCAATTGCAAGCTGGAACCTTCCAATCGTTAAGGATGTTCGTGGAAAAGGCCTTATGATTGGAACTCAGATTGATTCAAGCATTAAACCTTTTGATATTGAAGTTCGCTGTCTGGAAAAAGGACTGTGTACTACAACAGCAGGCAGTGATGTTGTTCGCTTCCTGCCTCCTCTCAATATTTCTGATAAAGAAATAGATGAAGGTCTTGCAATTTACAAGAGTGTACTTGAAGAATTCTGTAAATAA
- a CDS encoding M24 family metallopeptidase has protein sequence MKEYSKEELKEIYKARRNVLAAKLRETETGACVFVDSEEHRDPAVAYYTNHANDAVLVIFSDGYSVLIAWDENLAKQNAFYDKLVPFMRYKNEAKDAVKAILNACYTHGENSKVELPPYLTYPDYLKFIDALENYDCRCKEDGIHKFVVDCRMIKDEYEIECTKEAARIGDLIIDEIEKQVIKGKIKTETDVALLIERRLREHGCQRTGFDTLAAGPSRSFAIHAFPGYTAAEWPAQGLSILDFGVVYNGYTSDTTLTIAKGPLTKEQEKQLDLVQKAYDEALKLYKPGRPIIDAAKKCDAVFAAAKRKMPHGLGHAVGLEIHELPRVNLRATPEMLFKPGMILTCEPGLYDVEIGGTRLENDVLITEDGNEVITHSRIIRID, from the coding sequence ATGAAAGAATATTCTAAAGAAGAACTGAAAGAAATCTACAAAGCACGCCGCAACGTTCTTGCTGCAAAACTCCGCGAAACTGAAACCGGAGCCTGTGTTTTTGTAGACAGCGAGGAACATCGCGATCCTGCAGTTGCTTACTACACAAATCATGCAAACGATGCTGTTCTCGTAATTTTCAGCGACGGCTACAGCGTTCTTATTGCCTGGGATGAAAATCTTGCAAAGCAGAATGCATTCTATGACAAGCTCGTTCCATTCATGCGCTATAAGAATGAAGCAAAAGATGCTGTAAAGGCAATTCTTAATGCCTGCTATACACATGGAGAAAACAGTAAGGTTGAACTTCCTCCTTACCTTACTTATCCTGATTATCTTAAGTTTATTGATGCGCTTGAAAACTATGACTGCCGCTGTAAGGAAGACGGCATTCATAAGTTCGTAGTTGATTGCCGCATGATTAAAGACGAATACGAAATTGAATGTACAAAGGAAGCTGCCCGTATTGGCGACCTTATAATCGATGAAATTGAAAAGCAGGTTATCAAAGGAAAGATTAAAACTGAAACTGATGTTGCTCTTTTGATTGAAAGACGTCTCCGTGAGCACGGCTGTCAGAGAACTGGTTTTGATACTCTCGCTGCAGGTCCTTCCCGAAGTTTTGCAATTCATGCATTCCCTGGATACACTGCTGCAGAATGGCCTGCACAGGGGCTTTCTATTCTTGATTTTGGTGTTGTATATAACGGCTACACAAGTGACACAACTCTGACTATTGCAAAAGGTCCATTAACAAAGGAACAGGAAAAACAGCTGGATCTTGTGCAGAAGGCTTATGATGAAGCGCTCAAGTTATATAAACCTGGCCGCCCAATCATCGACGCTGCAAAGAAATGTGATGCTGTGTTCGCCGCTGCGAAACGTAAAATGCCTCACGGACTTGGTCATGCAGTTGGTCTGGAAATTCATGAGCTGCCACGCGTAAATCTGCGCGCTACACCGGAAATGCTTTTTAAGCCTGGTATGATTTTAACATGTGAGCCGGGCCTCTACGATGTTGAAATCGGTGGTACCCGGCTCGAAAATGATGTCCTCATCACCGAAGACGGCAATGAGGTAATTACTCATTCAAGAATTATCAGAATTGATTAA
- a CDS encoding peptide ABC transporter substrate-binding protein, giving the protein MLKKIRKCAAAFLFAALIISPCFAQNNSEEKSEGHGELTPEELLELENEEQRAAEQKEKLPQELQQNFIIVESVRVHELNPQVTNYSSDSQLLNGLYEGLFTISPISLEPQYAIAKEFKISRDKKRWTITLRDDACFSNGEKITAESVRDSWLRMLANPAAPYSSLFDIVRGAEAFRNGQGNYDEVGIYATAENVLSIYLNTPANYLPKILCHTAFSITHSNPEVYSGAYELEIIADRKYILKKNPYYWDHEKVTLERITFVQSENADDNTYYFNTGAVDWVTAQVNQMKLLDLSAIQVNASFGTGFLYFKMSSKKPAESKCSTVWDYPEFRNALLEAFPWNHMHKKYLIPATTLVYPLSGYPQIDGFDYTDAIEASMRMKDARAKYGVSQEEIIPLVMHVFENEFTEEDEKLLRESFDPLGIELEIRKIPSYQYYASIGSADADIFVTSWIGDFADPLAFLELFRGGSTMNESGWKNEQFDKLLEQAATADETERMKLLGQAETILLDDGMVMPLYRSVSSNIVDVKEVGGWYVNAFDIHPLKYLYKKQPKFNSENIVMK; this is encoded by the coding sequence ATGCTTAAAAAAATCAGAAAATGTGCTGCAGCGTTTTTATTTGCCGCACTTATTATATCTCCATGTTTTGCCCAGAATAATTCTGAAGAAAAATCTGAAGGACATGGAGAACTTACTCCAGAAGAACTGCTTGAACTTGAAAATGAAGAACAGCGTGCTGCTGAACAGAAGGAAAAATTACCTCAGGAACTTCAGCAGAATTTTATAATCGTTGAGTCTGTTCGCGTTCATGAACTTAATCCACAGGTTACAAATTACTCAAGTGATTCACAGCTTTTAAACGGCCTTTATGAAGGACTCTTTACAATCAGTCCTATTTCGCTTGAGCCACAGTATGCAATTGCAAAAGAGTTTAAGATTTCCCGTGATAAAAAGCGCTGGACAATTACCCTGCGTGATGATGCCTGTTTCAGTAATGGAGAAAAGATTACCGCCGAGAGTGTTCGTGACAGCTGGCTTCGTATGCTTGCAAATCCTGCAGCTCCTTATTCTTCTCTGTTTGATATTGTACGCGGTGCCGAAGCTTTCCGTAACGGCCAGGGAAATTATGATGAAGTAGGCATTTATGCAACTGCAGAAAATGTGCTTTCTATCTATCTGAATACACCTGCTAACTATCTTCCTAAGATTCTCTGTCATACCGCTTTTTCAATTACTCACAGTAACCCGGAAGTTTACAGCGGTGCCTACGAACTTGAGATTATTGCCGACCGTAAATATATCCTGAAGAAAAATCCTTATTACTGGGATCACGAAAAAGTTACTCTTGAGCGCATTACTTTTGTTCAGTCAGAAAATGCAGATGATAATACTTACTATTTTAATACAGGCGCGGTAGATTGGGTTACTGCTCAGGTAAATCAGATGAAACTTCTTGATCTTTCTGCAATTCAGGTAAATGCTTCGTTTGGAACAGGATTCCTGTATTTTAAGATGAGTTCTAAAAAGCCTGCAGAAAGCAAGTGTTCTACGGTCTGGGATTATCCTGAATTCAGAAATGCTTTGCTCGAGGCTTTTCCGTGGAATCATATGCATAAAAAATATCTGATTCCTGCAACTACACTTGTTTATCCGCTTTCTGGTTATCCTCAGATAGATGGTTTTGATTATACTGATGCAATTGAAGCTTCTATGAGAATGAAGGATGCCCGTGCAAAATACGGTGTTTCACAGGAAGAAATAATTCCTCTTGTGATGCACGTTTTTGAAAACGAGTTTACAGAAGAAGATGAAAAGCTTTTGAGGGAATCTTTTGATCCTCTTGGAATTGAACTTGAAATCAGAAAAATACCTTCATATCAGTATTATGCCTCTATAGGTTCTGCAGATGCAGATATTTTTGTTACTTCATGGATTGGAGATTTTGCTGACCCTCTGGCCTTCCTGGAACTTTTCCGTGGTGGTTCTACAATGAATGAATCTGGCTGGAAGAATGAACAGTTTGATAAACTTCTGGAACAGGCTGCCACTGCAGATGAAACAGAGAGAATGAAACTCCTTGGTCAGGCAGAAACAATCCTTCTTGATGATGGAATGGTGATGCCGCTTTATCGCTCTGTTTCTTCGAATATTGTAGATGTAAAGGAAGTAGGCGGCTGGTACGTAAATGCCTTCGATATTCATCCGCTTAAGTATCTGTATAAAAAACAGCCTAAGTTCAATTCTGAAAATATTGTTATGAAATAA
- the murJ gene encoding murein biosynthesis integral membrane protein MurJ, with product MSEKKSKSIVKSGLLLTLMTFASRIMGLIREMTKASFLGTGLYADSFSVAFMLPNLFRKLFAENAISVAFIPTFKDYLAQEDTLENKRTTQEFLNATLTLVTFMTACVVSLGILFAPFIIPIFCKAPNPDVADFAAKMEYYLLEFDETTVLTRIMFPYLFLISVAAFFQGVLNTCGIFAPSGFTPVMFNGIVVLSTYILAPHTSNPARAMAIGTIIGGSVQAVFQWPFVYKTGWKVGLASLKKAFTNPGTRKVMALLAPTIVGIAAYQLNDTVSTALAKRVGPGIASSLQYSIRLQELILGIFAVSIGTVILPDLSGFANKKDWTQFNSMLLQAIKIMTLISIPITAYSLISGRELISLLYKRNQFDDESVIMTLGIFRFHILGLLFIALNRIMAPAFYAQKKPKLPTIAGLINFVSNILLVFILSKPMGGNGIALALSLASLLNTVFLFIFMKKMEAIEVGRLSRGTLLYALKMCVLSVIASVPTYFAHKALCGIFDGHGNLIAYGAPVLISALLFATIGVLELIITRDEVISVILKKVKK from the coding sequence ATGAGTGAAAAAAAATCTAAATCTATTGTAAAATCCGGGCTGCTTCTTACCCTCATGACTTTTGCTTCCCGCATAATGGGACTTATCCGCGAAATGACAAAGGCGTCTTTTCTCGGTACCGGCCTTTATGCAGACAGTTTTTCTGTTGCATTTATGCTTCCTAACCTGTTCCGAAAGTTGTTTGCCGAAAACGCAATATCTGTTGCCTTTATTCCAACCTTTAAAGATTATCTTGCACAGGAAGATACCCTCGAAAATAAAAGGACAACCCAGGAATTTCTTAATGCTACACTGACTCTTGTAACCTTTATGACAGCCTGTGTTGTTAGCCTTGGAATTCTTTTTGCTCCATTTATCATCCCGATTTTCTGTAAGGCGCCAAATCCAGATGTAGCTGATTTTGCTGCAAAAATGGAATATTACCTTCTTGAGTTCGATGAAACTACCGTGCTCACAAGAATAATGTTCCCATACCTTTTCTTGATTTCTGTTGCAGCCTTCTTCCAGGGTGTTTTAAACACCTGCGGAATCTTTGCACCTTCCGGCTTTACTCCGGTTATGTTCAACGGAATTGTAGTTCTTTCAACTTATATTCTCGCTCCTCATACTTCGAATCCAGCCCGTGCTATGGCAATCGGTACAATTATCGGAGGTTCTGTACAGGCTGTATTCCAGTGGCCTTTTGTATACAAAACAGGCTGGAAAGTTGGACTTGCTTCTCTGAAAAAGGCTTTTACAAATCCGGGAACAAGAAAGGTTATGGCTCTGCTTGCACCAACAATTGTCGGTATTGCAGCCTATCAGCTTAATGACACAGTTTCTACAGCACTCGCAAAACGCGTGGGCCCAGGAATTGCTTCGAGCCTTCAGTACAGCATCCGTCTTCAGGAACTGATTCTCGGAATTTTTGCAGTTTCAATCGGAACTGTAATCCTTCCTGATCTTTCTGGTTTTGCAAATAAAAAAGACTGGACTCAGTTTAATTCAATGCTGCTTCAGGCAATCAAAATTATGACTTTGATTTCCATTCCAATTACAGCCTACTCTCTGATTTCCGGCCGAGAACTGATTTCACTGCTATATAAACGAAATCAGTTTGATGATGAATCTGTAATTATGACACTGGGTATTTTCCGCTTTCATATTCTGGGACTGCTTTTTATTGCACTTAACCGAATTATGGCACCGGCCTTCTATGCACAGAAAAAACCAAAGCTTCCTACTATTGCAGGACTTATAAATTTCGTCTCAAATATTCTGCTGGTTTTTATACTTTCAAAACCAATGGGTGGAAACGGAATTGCATTGGCACTCAGCCTTGCAAGTCTTTTAAACACAGTTTTCCTTTTTATCTTTATGAAAAAAATGGAAGCGATTGAAGTCGGCAGACTTTCACGGGGCACTCTGCTTTATGCGCTTAAGATGTGCGTACTTTCTGTGATTGCCTCTGTGCCGACCTACTTTGCACACAAGGCTTTGTGCGGTATATTTGATGGTCACGGAAATCTCATTGCATACGGTGCACCTGTTCTTATTTCTGCTTTACTTTTTGCGACTATAGGTGTACTCGAATTGATTATTACAAGAGATGAAGTTATCAGCGTTATTTTGAAGAAGGTGAAAAAATGA